CAACTTCCGCGCCAAACCCATGGCCGGCTGGAACGGGGTCTCTGACTGCGAGGTTCTCCTCGTCGAGCCTCCGCAGCGTCTCTCCTGGAGCCAGAACGCCTCCGGCGAGCAGGCAGCCGACGGCCTGCGTTCGGTTGTTACCTGGACCCTGACGCCCACTGATGCTGGCACCCACGTTCGGATGGAGCAGTCCGGCTTCCGCGCGCAGGACGAGGGCGGCTATCAGGCGATGAGCTTCGGCTGGCCACGTGTTCTCGCTAACCTCGAGCGTGTGGCTGGTGAGTTGAATGCAGAGGAGGTGGACCAATGACCTCCCCCAATACCCTTGTCGTCGAACGAGTCTTCCCGCACCCACCAGAGAAGCTGTGGCGCGCGCTTACGGAGAGCCCGCTGCTCGCGCAGTGGATGATGAACAACGACTTCGAGCCGGTGGTTGGACGGAGGTTCCAGTTCCGCGCCGATCCTATGCCGAACTGGAATGGCATTGTCGACTGCGAGGTGCTGGTCGTCGACCCGTTGCAACGGCTGTCCTATAACTGGGGCGTTGGAGGGGGCGAAGCCGGGCTTCAATGGGTCGTACTCTTCACGTTGACTCCAGAGGCGGGTGGAACCCACCTTCGCATGGAGCAGTCCGGCTTCGGTCCGGATCAACAGGCGGCGTATCAAGGTGCAAACTACGGCTGGCAGAGGTTCTTTGGTGGCCTCGAGCGTGTTCTCGGGAGGTGCAATGACTGCGAAGACTAAGAACGTTACGTATTGGACGACCACCGCACTTATAGCGTTTTTTATCGGAAGCGGCGGCGCCGGGCAGCTGGTACAGTTTCAGCGCAACCCCCACGGCGTCGTGCCCGCGCTTGGCTACCCAATGTACTTCTTCGCCATCCTGGGAGTTTGGAAGATGCTTGGAGCCATCGCCATTCTTGTGCCGGGTCTTCCGCGGCTCAAGGAATGGGCGTATGCCGGTATCTTCTTCGATCTGACGGGCGCTGCCGCATCGTGCGCTGCAGTCGGCGGCTATGGTGCTTATGGCTTTCACGTCCTCGCCCCACTCATCCTCACCGTAGTTACAGCGGTGTCGTGGGCACTGCGACCGCAAAGCCGTATTATCGGTGTGCTCTTTCCTTCGACAGACAGCAGGCCGGTATAGTCACGTGAATAGCGAACAGTTCTGGATAGAAGGGGTGCAGGGAGTCTGCGCGGTTGGCGAAGGTTGCAGGTTGCGCTGAGTACGGCTAAATTAGGTTGCGAGATTTGGAGATGTCCATGAAGAAGTCCGTTCCGGTGGAGTCTGCTTCTGCGTTGATCGACGCGAAGATCAACGAACTTGGCGACTGGCGTGGGAAGATGCTCGCGAAGGTGCGCGAGATCATCCGTAAGGCAGACCCTGAGATCGTCGAAGAGTGGAAGTGGATGGGAACTCCCGTTTTTTCCCGCGGCGGCATTGTGTGCACGGGAGAGACATACAAGAGCGTCGTCAAGATGACCTTTGCCAAGGGAGCTGCATTGAAGGATCCTTCAGGTCTGTTCAATTCAAGCCTTGAAGGGAATGTCAGGCGTGCCATCGATATCCAGGAAGGCGACAAGATCAATGAAGCGGCTTTGAAGGATCTCATCAGGGCTGCGGTGGCGCTCAATCTCGAGGGCAAGGGCAAAGCCAAGAGCCAGCCTAAGCTCCGGCCGGCGCTCAGCGAACGAGGCGGCTAGCTTCTCGCAGCTGCTGGAGATATCTCCGCTACTACTTGTCGATCGCGGGCTCATCGAAGGCAGCGCTTCCTTTATGCTTGAGAGGCGATGGCGCAGACAGTTTTGACGATTGCTGGATTTGATCCCTCATCGGGTGCGGGTGTGACCGCCGACCTGATGGTGTTTGCGGCGCATGGGTTGTTTGGGACCTCGTGCATAACAAGCCTGACGGTGCAGTCGACGCTGGGGGTGCGGGATAGTCTGCCGGTACCCGCGGAGTTGGTGCGGGCTACGCTCGGTTGTCTGGAGAGCGATCTGCCGGCGGAGGGGATCAAGATTGGGATGCTGGGTACAGCAGCGAATGTGGTTGCGGTGGCGGAGTTTCTTGAGGGCCTGCGCGGGCGGGGGTGGCGGGTTCCGGTGGTGCTGGATCCGGTGATCCGGTCGAGCTCGGGCAGGGAACTGCTGGATGCGGAGGGAGTAGGGACGCTGCGGGGGAGGCTGCTGCCGCTGGTGGATTGGGTGACGCCGAACCTGGAAGAGCTGGGGGTTCTGGCGGGGCGGATTGTGATGCAGCGGGGGGATATGCCAGCGGCGGCCCGGGATCTGCAAGCGATGGGAGCTGGGTTAAATGTGGTGGCGACGGGTGGGCACCTGATGCCGCCGGACGATCTACTGGTGCGTGCGACTGGAGAGATGGAGTGGCTGCCGGGGGAGCAGATTGTAAGCCGGTCGACGCATGGGACGGGGTGTGCGTTTTCAAGTGCGCTGCTGAGCAGAGTGGTGATGGGAGATGCTCCACTGGCTGCGGCGAGGATGGCGAAGCGGTATGTGGCGGAGGCGATTCGGACGGCCGAGCCGAGGGGTGCGGGGCTGGGGCCGGTGAATCCGCTGTGGCCTCTGCGGGATGAGTAGTTATATGGCACAAGGTGTGTGCTGAATCGGGAATTGGAGTGGCGGGGCGGTTTTGGGTGGCGAGGCAGGTTCTGAGACGAACAAACTACATCGTTTGGG
The nucleotide sequence above comes from Tunturibacter empetritectus. Encoded proteins:
- a CDS encoding SRPBCC family protein — translated: MTPAVDTSARSIVVERQMPHPQEKVWRALTEGLLIEQWLMKNDFQPIVGHKFNFRAKPMAGWNGVSDCEVLLVEPPQRLSWSQNASGEQAADGLRSVVTWTLTPTDAGTHVRMEQSGFRAQDEGGYQAMSFGWPRVLANLERVAGELNAEEVDQ
- a CDS encoding SRPBCC family protein is translated as MTSPNTLVVERVFPHPPEKLWRALTESPLLAQWMMNNDFEPVVGRRFQFRADPMPNWNGIVDCEVLVVDPLQRLSYNWGVGGGEAGLQWVVLFTLTPEAGGTHLRMEQSGFGPDQQAAYQGANYGWQRFFGGLERVLGRCNDCED
- a CDS encoding DoxX family protein, with amino-acid sequence MTAKTKNVTYWTTTALIAFFIGSGGAGQLVQFQRNPHGVVPALGYPMYFFAILGVWKMLGAIAILVPGLPRLKEWAYAGIFFDLTGAAASCAAVGGYGAYGFHVLAPLILTVVTAVSWALRPQSRIIGVLFPSTDSRPV
- a CDS encoding DUF1801 domain-containing protein is translated as MKKSVPVESASALIDAKINELGDWRGKMLAKVREIIRKADPEIVEEWKWMGTPVFSRGGIVCTGETYKSVVKMTFAKGAALKDPSGLFNSSLEGNVRRAIDIQEGDKINEAALKDLIRAAVALNLEGKGKAKSQPKLRPALSERGG
- the thiD gene encoding bifunctional hydroxymethylpyrimidine kinase/phosphomethylpyrimidine kinase; translation: MAQTVLTIAGFDPSSGAGVTADLMVFAAHGLFGTSCITSLTVQSTLGVRDSLPVPAELVRATLGCLESDLPAEGIKIGMLGTAANVVAVAEFLEGLRGRGWRVPVVLDPVIRSSSGRELLDAEGVGTLRGRLLPLVDWVTPNLEELGVLAGRIVMQRGDMPAAARDLQAMGAGLNVVATGGHLMPPDDLLVRATGEMEWLPGEQIVSRSTHGTGCAFSSALLSRVVMGDAPLAAARMAKRYVAEAIRTAEPRGAGLGPVNPLWPLRDE